One genomic region from Candidatus Cybelea sp. encodes:
- a CDS encoding dihydrolipoamide acetyltransferase family protein: MNTTITMPQLGETVTEGTVAQWLKSVGDSVDKYEDFVEVSTDKVNAGVPSPVTGTIRELLVKEGETVATGTPIAVIEEVGAASASAASAAPAESAPVPAPTAPAASAPAPALATERPQPGPSSNGSPAAGAVDGAEAEGALRGASPAVRRLAREHHIDIRAIKGSGSNGRVTADDVLAATRTGAPAATAAVPAAPPFEAPDATRTSTYAQPIPGTTVTLTQARRIIAERMVESRRTAPHAWSMVEIDVTEVWKWRVREKDRFERETGYKLTLLPFFVRAVVESLAAFPLMNARFVPADGSNQASIYVNGEVNVGVAIGLPTNLVVPVIKNADKLSIKGLAIAAGELIEKARKGKLGVDDLAGGTFTVNNNGANGSWASAPIINGGQAGIVTMETVVKKLVVRDDDSIAIRSMMNSCLSLDHRVVDGYVASGFLADLKRRLERMGPQGEL; encoded by the coding sequence ATGAATACGACAATCACGATGCCGCAACTCGGCGAAACGGTTACCGAAGGTACCGTCGCACAGTGGCTCAAGAGCGTCGGCGACTCCGTCGACAAATACGAAGACTTCGTCGAAGTCTCTACCGATAAAGTCAACGCCGGCGTACCGTCGCCGGTCACCGGCACGATCCGCGAACTGCTCGTCAAGGAAGGTGAAACGGTCGCAACGGGCACGCCGATCGCGGTAATCGAAGAGGTCGGCGCCGCCTCCGCTTCGGCTGCATCGGCCGCCCCCGCGGAATCTGCTCCCGTACCGGCGCCCACCGCGCCGGCAGCCTCGGCGCCCGCACCGGCCCTCGCGACCGAGCGTCCGCAGCCCGGTCCTTCTTCAAACGGCTCGCCGGCGGCGGGCGCCGTCGACGGGGCCGAAGCCGAAGGCGCGCTGCGCGGCGCGTCGCCCGCCGTCCGCCGCCTCGCGCGCGAGCACCACATCGACATCCGCGCGATCAAAGGCAGCGGAAGCAACGGCCGCGTAACGGCCGACGACGTTTTGGCCGCGACACGCACCGGCGCCCCGGCAGCGACTGCCGCCGTGCCGGCCGCACCGCCATTCGAAGCGCCCGACGCGACGCGTACGTCGACCTACGCACAGCCGATTCCCGGCACGACGGTCACGCTCACGCAAGCTCGGCGCATCATCGCCGAACGCATGGTCGAGAGCCGGCGCACCGCGCCGCACGCGTGGTCGATGGTCGAGATTGACGTCACCGAGGTTTGGAAGTGGCGCGTTCGCGAGAAAGATCGCTTCGAGCGCGAGACCGGGTACAAGCTGACGCTGCTCCCCTTCTTCGTTCGCGCAGTCGTCGAATCTCTCGCTGCATTTCCGTTGATGAATGCGCGCTTCGTGCCCGCCGACGGTTCGAATCAAGCGAGTATCTACGTTAACGGCGAAGTGAACGTTGGGGTGGCCATCGGCCTGCCCACCAACCTCGTCGTTCCGGTGATCAAGAATGCCGACAAGCTCTCGATCAAGGGCCTCGCAATCGCGGCCGGAGAGCTGATCGAAAAGGCGCGCAAGGGCAAGCTCGGGGTCGACGATCTCGCCGGCGGCACGTTTACCGTCAACAACAACGGCGCCAACGGATCGTGGGCCTCGGCGCCGATCATCAACGGCGGGCAAGCCGGCATCGTCACGATGGAAACGGTCGTCAAAAAGCTCGTCGTGCGCGACGACGATTCGATCGCAATCCGTTCGATGATGAACTCCTGCCTCTCGCTCGATCATCGCGTCGTCGACGGCTACGTAGCCAGCGGCTTCCTCGCCGATCTCAAGCGGCGGCTCGAGCGGATGGGGCCGCAGGGAGAGCTGTAG
- a CDS encoding FAD-linked oxidase C-terminal domain-containing protein, with the protein MKRLGMLRERLIGALGTDGVKTEPEDLSVYAFDAYTDGGRPLAVVLPRSTNEVSAVVKIAREFGEPIVARGAGTGLCGGAVPAAGGIVISTMRMNRILELDAANRRARVEPGLINLDLSRRVAADGLFFAPDPSSQQISTIGGNIATNAGGPHCLSYGTTVNHVLGLEVVDETGEVFTTSIDDSGYDLTAALVGSEGTLGIVTSAWVRLLAQPEAVRVWVAAFDQMEAASEAVSAIVAAGIVPTALEMMDSVIVTAVEAAFHAGYPTGAAAVLLVESAGFEEDVAAAESAIRAIVNQHGARYMRGARTAAERAALWAGRKGAAGATGRIAPNYYTQDVCVPRSKLPTALRAVAAAAAEHAITVGNVFHAGDGNLHPLLMYDRRDRRQVAAVVLTGNAILESAIELGGTISGEHGIGWEKRDAMTRVYTTADLAAMGRVRDVFDPRRRLNPEKIFPSGARCSEVTPP; encoded by the coding sequence TTGAAGCGTCTTGGCATGCTGCGCGAGCGGTTAATCGGCGCGCTTGGAACGGACGGCGTAAAAACCGAGCCCGAAGACCTCTCGGTATACGCCTTCGACGCTTACACGGATGGCGGCCGACCGTTGGCCGTCGTCTTGCCGCGATCGACCAATGAGGTGAGCGCCGTCGTGAAGATCGCCCGCGAGTTCGGCGAGCCGATTGTCGCCCGCGGCGCCGGCACCGGGCTCTGCGGCGGCGCCGTTCCGGCCGCCGGCGGCATCGTCATCTCGACGATGCGGATGAATCGCATCCTGGAGCTCGACGCCGCAAATCGCCGGGCGCGAGTCGAGCCTGGCCTCATCAACCTCGATCTCTCGCGCCGCGTCGCCGCCGACGGTCTTTTCTTTGCACCGGACCCTTCGTCGCAGCAGATCTCGACGATCGGCGGCAACATCGCGACCAATGCCGGCGGCCCGCACTGCCTCTCGTACGGAACGACCGTCAACCACGTGCTCGGTCTTGAGGTCGTCGACGAAACCGGCGAGGTTTTCACGACGAGCATCGACGATTCGGGCTACGATCTCACCGCGGCGCTCGTCGGCAGCGAAGGCACCCTGGGCATCGTCACCTCGGCGTGGGTGCGGCTCCTCGCGCAGCCCGAGGCCGTCCGGGTCTGGGTAGCGGCCTTCGACCAAATGGAGGCCGCCTCCGAAGCGGTCTCGGCGATCGTAGCCGCGGGAATCGTGCCGACCGCACTTGAGATGATGGACTCGGTCATCGTCACCGCCGTTGAAGCCGCCTTTCATGCCGGCTACCCGACGGGCGCCGCGGCGGTCCTGCTCGTGGAAAGCGCCGGCTTTGAAGAGGACGTCGCCGCTGCGGAATCGGCCATTCGCGCGATCGTCAACCAGCACGGGGCACGCTACATGCGCGGCGCGCGCACGGCGGCCGAGCGCGCCGCGCTCTGGGCCGGACGAAAGGGCGCGGCCGGTGCGACCGGCCGCATTGCACCGAACTATTACACACAGGACGTCTGCGTGCCGCGCAGCAAGCTCCCGACGGCGCTGCGCGCGGTCGCAGCGGCCGCCGCCGAACACGCGATCACGGTCGGCAACGTCTTCCACGCCGGCGACGGTAACTTACACCCGCTGCTGATGTACGACCGGCGTGACCGGCGGCAAGTAGCGGCCGTCGTCCTGACGGGCAATGCGATCCTCGAGTCGGCGATCGAACTCGGCGGCACGATCAGCGGCGAGCACGGCATCGGCTGGGAGAAGCGCGACGCGATGACGCGAGTCTACACGACCGCAGATCTGGCAGCGATGGGACGCGTGCGCGACGTCTTCGATCCGCGGCGGCGGCTCAACCCAGAGAAGATCTTTCCGAGCGGAGCGCGCTGCTCCGAGGTTACCCCGCCGTGA
- the mqnB gene encoding futalosine hydrolase — translation MILLCCAVEAELAFWCPRDGVDRLVSGVGPVEAASAVTASLATGKYSLVVNAGIAGAFDGAAAVGDGVVVSEERMELRLESGEAFSLPRGERTVESARSDASLVTRLQAAGFAAVRGITVSRVTSSEATAQRLAQTLGAQVESMEGFAVLRAAQRAGVAAIEVRGISNRCGARERSGWNFAAGLAGLQSVTSTLLELCTP, via the coding sequence GTGATTCTGCTCTGCTGCGCCGTCGAAGCCGAACTCGCATTCTGGTGCCCACGCGATGGGGTCGATCGGCTCGTCAGCGGGGTCGGACCGGTCGAGGCCGCGAGCGCGGTTACCGCTTCGCTCGCAACGGGTAAATACAGCCTCGTCGTGAACGCGGGAATCGCCGGTGCATTCGACGGAGCCGCGGCGGTCGGTGACGGGGTCGTCGTCTCGGAGGAACGCATGGAGCTGCGGCTCGAGAGCGGTGAGGCCTTCTCGCTGCCGCGGGGCGAACGCACGGTGGAGAGCGCGCGTTCCGATGCGAGCCTCGTTACGCGCTTGCAGGCCGCCGGATTTGCCGCCGTGCGCGGGATAACCGTCTCCCGCGTGACGTCGAGCGAAGCGACGGCCCAGCGCCTCGCGCAGACGCTTGGCGCCCAGGTCGAATCGATGGAAGGTTTTGCCGTGCTGCGTGCCGCGCAGCGAGCCGGCGTTGCCGCGATCGAGGTGCGCGGCATCTCGAATCGCTGCGGTGCGCGCGAGCGCAGCGGCTGGAATTTCGCCGCCGGACTCGCCGGCTTACAGAGCGTCACCTCCACACTGTTGGAGCTATGTACACCCTAG
- a CDS encoding thiamine pyrophosphate-dependent dehydrogenase E1 component subunit alpha has product MATTDLRTGGLERHGLSDQQLRDIFRNMLLQRQLDNRGFQLNRQGKVPFALGSEGHEALQAGAAMAFNRGSDILAPYYRDLGLCLGIGLSPYEIMLSIFARAEDHNGGRQFPNHYSSKQAGLMSFSSILAAHLPHAVGAAYALKYRGDDGRAVLATCGDGTTSEGEWHESMNFAAVHKLPFVMLVENNEWAISTPLEKQMAQPEIWKRAEGYGMPGCRFNGFDPIETYAAVKNAMDRARSGGGPSLIEGTCYRYLAHSTDDNDMTYRTREEVSERRKHDPVPAFEAVLLERGIVTPQDVAAMRKDVLRETNEATDAAEALPYPKAEDLYTHVYEGAWQPWQS; this is encoded by the coding sequence ATGGCTACGACGGATTTACGAACGGGCGGTCTCGAGCGTCACGGTTTGAGCGACCAGCAGTTGCGCGACATCTTCCGCAACATGCTGCTGCAGCGCCAGCTCGACAACCGCGGCTTCCAACTCAACCGTCAAGGCAAGGTTCCCTTTGCCCTGGGCAGCGAGGGACATGAAGCCCTGCAGGCCGGTGCGGCGATGGCCTTTAACCGCGGTTCCGATATTCTCGCCCCTTACTATCGCGATCTCGGGCTCTGCCTGGGCATCGGCCTCTCGCCCTACGAGATCATGCTCTCGATTTTTGCGCGCGCCGAGGATCACAACGGCGGCCGTCAGTTTCCGAATCACTACTCTTCGAAACAAGCCGGCCTGATGTCGTTCTCCTCGATCCTCGCCGCGCATCTGCCGCACGCGGTCGGCGCCGCCTACGCCCTGAAATATCGCGGCGACGACGGTCGCGCCGTCTTGGCAACCTGCGGCGACGGAACGACCAGCGAAGGCGAGTGGCACGAGTCGATGAACTTCGCGGCCGTTCACAAGCTCCCGTTCGTGATGCTCGTTGAAAACAACGAGTGGGCGATCTCGACGCCGCTCGAAAAGCAGATGGCGCAGCCCGAGATCTGGAAGCGCGCCGAAGGCTACGGCATGCCCGGCTGCCGCTTCAATGGCTTCGATCCCATCGAAACCTACGCGGCGGTTAAGAACGCAATGGACCGCGCGCGTTCGGGCGGGGGACCCTCGCTGATCGAGGGCACGTGCTACCGCTATCTCGCGCACTCGACCGACGACAACGACATGACCTATCGCACTCGCGAGGAAGTCAGCGAGCGTCGCAAGCACGATCCGGTACCGGCCTTCGAAGCCGTGCTCCTCGAGCGCGGGATCGTGACCCCGCAAGACGTCGCGGCGATGCGCAAGGACGTTCTGCGCGAGACCAACGAGGCGACCGACGCGGCCGAAGCGCTTCCCTATCCGAAGGCCGAAGATCTTTATACGCACGTCTACGAAGGAGCGTGGCAACCGTGGCAGTCGTAA
- a CDS encoding 7-carboxy-7-deazaguanine synthase QueE, with protein sequence MLQLAEIFYSVQGEGTWTGTPAVFVRLAGCNLACDFCDTDYSTKFFAAVEEVVARVREAGGDCPMVVLTGGEPLAQAETPALIEALRRDGRRVHVESNGTIFTELSDDVWLCISPKERVDPRMAMRANEAKLIVDERVPEEHLALFADKPLILLQPEGNKPANVGLALDYVKAHPRRFRLSLQTHKFIGVP encoded by the coding sequence GTGCTCCAACTAGCTGAGATCTTCTACAGCGTCCAGGGTGAAGGGACGTGGACCGGAACGCCGGCGGTGTTCGTGCGGCTTGCCGGGTGCAATCTCGCCTGCGATTTTTGCGATACGGACTATTCGACGAAGTTTTTCGCCGCCGTCGAAGAGGTCGTCGCGCGCGTGCGCGAGGCCGGCGGCGATTGTCCGATGGTGGTGCTCACCGGCGGCGAGCCGCTGGCGCAGGCCGAGACCCCGGCGCTAATCGAAGCGCTGCGGCGCGACGGGCGGCGCGTGCACGTCGAGTCGAACGGCACGATCTTCACCGAGCTTTCCGACGACGTGTGGCTATGCATCTCGCCCAAGGAACGGGTCGATCCGCGTATGGCGATGCGCGCAAACGAAGCCAAGCTGATCGTCGACGAGCGCGTGCCGGAGGAGCACCTCGCGCTATTTGCCGACAAGCCGCTGATACTGCTGCAGCCGGAGGGCAACAAGCCGGCGAACGTCGGGCTCGCGCTCGACTACGTCAAAGCCCACCCGCGGCGCTTTCGTCTCTCGCTCCAGACCCACAAGTTCATCGGTGTTCCGTGA
- a CDS encoding DUF1343 domain-containing protein has product MQRKGFLAAAAGLGVAAAAPALAESLPPARIELGNEVFLRRAWRDLGGRAIGLITNQSGVTSQLESIVDATLRQGKVRVKAIYAPEHGFRGDRNAGASVASYIDPQTHLPVYSLYGASKHPSAQMLDGVDVMCFDIQDVGSRAYTYISTMAYAMQAAKQFNKEFWVLDRPNPIGGAVEGPVLEPPYESFIGLYPIAMRHGMTIGELAGLFNDHFSIGAKLRVVRMTGWGHAMIWPDTRLQWVATSPNIPDWQTTFVYPGTGLLDSAGINNGSGYTKPFFLAGALAIDGSKLAERLNARNLPGVWFRPAAWTPYVGFWKGRELTGVELMVFDPRRFAAVRSAVEILVAVRDLFPRAIQIASIAGLDRDWGTDSIRRNLLAGRSAREILDQWAPAVASFESLRRRYLLY; this is encoded by the coding sequence TTGCAACGTAAAGGTTTTCTCGCCGCAGCGGCCGGGTTGGGAGTGGCTGCCGCGGCGCCGGCGCTGGCCGAATCGCTGCCGCCGGCGCGAATCGAACTGGGCAACGAAGTCTTTCTGCGCCGTGCCTGGCGCGATCTGGGCGGCCGCGCGATCGGATTGATTACCAACCAAAGCGGTGTTACCTCGCAACTGGAATCGATCGTCGACGCGACGCTGCGCCAAGGAAAGGTCCGCGTTAAAGCGATCTACGCGCCGGAGCACGGGTTTCGCGGCGACCGCAACGCGGGCGCCTCGGTCGCCTCGTATATCGATCCGCAGACGCATCTCCCGGTCTACAGCCTCTACGGCGCCTCGAAACACCCCAGCGCGCAAATGCTCGACGGCGTCGACGTCATGTGCTTCGACATTCAAGACGTCGGCTCGCGCGCGTACACCTACATCTCGACGATGGCCTACGCGATGCAGGCCGCCAAGCAGTTCAACAAAGAGTTCTGGGTGCTCGACCGTCCCAATCCGATCGGCGGCGCCGTCGAAGGGCCGGTGCTGGAACCGCCCTATGAGTCGTTCATCGGCCTCTATCCGATCGCGATGCGCCACGGGATGACGATCGGCGAGCTGGCGGGGCTTTTCAACGACCACTTCAGCATCGGCGCAAAGCTTCGCGTCGTCCGCATGACCGGCTGGGGGCACGCGATGATCTGGCCCGATACGCGGCTGCAGTGGGTTGCGACCTCGCCGAACATTCCCGACTGGCAGACGACGTTCGTCTATCCCGGCACCGGATTGCTCGACAGCGCCGGCATCAACAACGGAAGCGGCTACACCAAGCCGTTCTTCCTGGCCGGAGCGTTAGCGATCGACGGATCCAAGCTCGCGGAACGCTTGAACGCGCGCAATCTTCCCGGCGTCTGGTTTCGCCCGGCCGCGTGGACGCCATACGTCGGCTTTTGGAAGGGCCGCGAGCTCACCGGGGTAGAGCTGATGGTCTTCGATCCGCGCCGCTTCGCGGCGGTACGTTCCGCGGTGGAGATCCTCGTTGCGGTTCGCGATCTGTTCCCGCGGGCAATCCAAATCGCGAGCATCGCCGGGCTCGATCGCGATTGGGGAACCGATTCCATTCGGCGGAACCTGCTTGCCGGAAGGAGCGCACGCGAGATCCTCGATCAGTGGGCGCCCGCCGTGGCGAGCTTTGAATCGCTGCGACGGCGATATCTGCTCTACTAG
- a CDS encoding 1,4-dihydroxy-6-naphthoate synthase, which yields MYTLAYSPCPNDTYIFGALTNGLLTGAPEVHAHLADIEELNTAAARGEYALTKVSYGAIPFLMDRYRILSSGGALGRGCGPLLVARPDTSPQLFADFAHKKIAIPGERTTAFMLLQLALGRRPKAVQMRFDRIVDAVVNGEVDAGLIIHESRFTYRDAGLIAIADLGEWWENMTLLPVPLGAILVRNDVDPAQVLALDEAIRASLHFARTNEAAVMPYVREHAFEMNDDVMRSHIALYVNDFSDDLGETGRDAVRALFLRAHEAGVLGRAMEPVFAT from the coding sequence ATGTACACCCTAGCCTATTCGCCCTGTCCCAACGACACCTACATCTTCGGCGCCCTCACCAACGGCCTGCTAACGGGCGCGCCCGAGGTACACGCCCACCTCGCCGATATCGAGGAGCTCAATACGGCCGCCGCACGCGGGGAGTACGCGCTGACAAAGGTGAGTTACGGCGCAATACCATTCCTGATGGACCGCTATCGCATACTCTCGTCGGGCGGCGCGCTGGGCCGCGGCTGCGGGCCGCTTTTGGTCGCCCGTCCGGACACGTCGCCTCAGCTCTTCGCCGATTTCGCGCACAAAAAGATCGCCATCCCCGGCGAGCGGACCACCGCGTTCATGCTGCTCCAGCTCGCGCTGGGCCGGCGCCCGAAGGCGGTCCAGATGCGCTTCGACCGCATCGTAGACGCAGTCGTAAACGGCGAGGTCGATGCCGGGCTCATCATCCACGAATCGCGCTTCACCTATCGCGATGCCGGGCTGATCGCGATCGCCGATCTCGGCGAGTGGTGGGAGAACATGACGCTCCTGCCCGTTCCGTTGGGAGCAATACTCGTTCGCAACGACGTCGATCCGGCGCAGGTTCTTGCGCTCGACGAGGCGATCCGCGCGAGCCTGCACTTCGCCCGTACGAACGAAGCGGCAGTGATGCCCTACGTTCGCGAGCACGCCTTCGAAATGAACGACGACGTGATGCGTTCGCACATCGCGCTCTACGTCAACGACTTCAGCGACGATCTCGGCGAGACGGGACGCGACGCAGTGCGCGCGCTCTTCTTGCGGGCGCACGAAGCCGGCGTCTTGGGCCGCGCGATGGAACCGGTCTTTGCAACGTAA
- a CDS encoding M20 family metallopeptidase has translation MIKTLDSSSVPIDELVRYRRHFHSHPERSLEEFETAAFIERELRDAGYDEIRTGIGKTGILATLRGERPGPVTLLRADMDALPVEEQNDEIYRSVNAGTMHACGHDAHMAILLAAARALRSRTAEIAGTIVFCFQPGEEGHCGNKLMIEDGALENPHVDRTFALHVYSGLDVGKLGIRDGPFFASSDQFDIELVGKGGHGAMPQNAIDPIVAAAQLVGLLQTIVSREYAASEPVVVTVGSIHSGTTYNVIPERATLQGSVRAFDAAVRDELPKRIERVVAGLCEAMRLEYRFDYRYNYPPTVNDAGANDVVRAVAREVAGPENVVDPHQIVMWSEDMSFMQDLRPGAYFLIGARGPEKGAYPQHSAHFDIDERALETGYAMMVGLALR, from the coding sequence TTGATCAAAACACTCGATAGCTCTTCCGTCCCGATCGACGAGCTCGTCCGCTATCGCCGCCACTTCCACTCGCACCCGGAGCGCTCGCTCGAAGAGTTCGAAACGGCGGCCTTCATCGAGCGCGAACTGCGCGACGCCGGTTACGACGAGATTCGCACCGGCATCGGGAAGACCGGCATCCTGGCGACGCTGCGCGGCGAGAGGCCCGGGCCGGTCACGCTGCTGCGGGCCGATATGGACGCGCTTCCGGTCGAAGAGCAAAACGACGAAATCTACCGCTCGGTCAACGCCGGCACGATGCACGCCTGCGGGCACGACGCCCACATGGCGATTCTGCTCGCGGCTGCGCGCGCGTTGCGCTCCCGCACGGCGGAGATCGCCGGGACGATCGTCTTCTGCTTTCAGCCCGGCGAGGAAGGACACTGCGGCAACAAGCTGATGATCGAGGACGGGGCGCTGGAGAATCCTCACGTCGACCGGACGTTTGCGCTGCACGTGTACAGCGGGCTGGACGTCGGTAAGCTCGGCATTCGGGATGGCCCGTTCTTTGCGTCGTCGGATCAGTTCGACATCGAGTTGGTCGGTAAGGGCGGCCACGGAGCGATGCCGCAGAACGCGATCGACCCGATCGTCGCGGCAGCGCAGCTCGTCGGCTTACTGCAAACGATCGTGAGTCGCGAGTATGCGGCGAGCGAGCCGGTCGTCGTTACCGTCGGCTCGATCCATTCCGGCACCACGTACAACGTGATCCCCGAGCGGGCGACGCTGCAAGGCAGCGTTCGCGCCTTCGACGCCGCGGTTCGGGACGAGCTTCCGAAGCGCATCGAGCGCGTGGTGGCGGGGCTCTGCGAGGCGATGCGGCTCGAGTACCGCTTCGATTACCGCTACAACTATCCGCCGACCGTCAACGACGCGGGCGCAAACGACGTCGTGCGCGCGGTCGCGCGCGAAGTGGCCGGCCCGGAGAACGTCGTCGATCCGCACCAGATCGTCATGTGGTCGGAGGACATGTCCTTCATGCAGGATCTGCGTCCCGGCGCCTATTTCCTGATCGGCGCGCGCGGACCGGAGAAGGGTGCGTACCCGCAGCACAGCGCGCACTTCGATATTGACGAACGCGCGCTCGAAACCGGCTACGCGATGATGGTCGGCCTAGCGCTGCGCTAG
- the queD gene encoding 6-carboxytetrahydropterin synthase QueD, whose translation MRKQFRFESAHVLPSHPGKCSRMHGHSYRLEVAVRGPVQTTGPARGMIEDFDVIERIVNERIVDRLDHHSLNDVVENPTVENLLGYIWEQLAGELQGLDELVLWETSTARGILRKDDFSRAPTS comes from the coding sequence ATCCGCAAGCAGTTCCGCTTCGAATCCGCCCACGTTCTGCCGTCCCACCCCGGAAAGTGCTCGCGGATGCACGGGCACTCGTATCGCCTCGAAGTTGCCGTCCGGGGCCCGGTTCAGACCACCGGGCCCGCGCGCGGCATGATCGAGGACTTCGACGTCATCGAACGCATCGTCAACGAACGCATTGTGGATCGCCTCGACCATCACAGCCTCAACGACGTCGTCGAGAATCCAACAGTCGAAAATTTGCTTGGCTATATCTGGGAGCAGCTCGCCGGCGAACTACAGGGCCTCGACGAGCTCGTCCTCTGGGAAACGAGCACCGCCCGCGGCATCCTGCGCAAAGACGATTTCAGCCGTGCTCCAACTAGCTGA
- a CDS encoding thiamine pyrophosphate-dependent dehydrogenase E1 component subunit alpha encodes MSQAKPAPAELERCGLGNEQLVAIFRTMVTQRTLENRGFQLNRQGKIPFASASEGHEAVQAGAAMAFERGKDILVPYYRDLGLALGVGVTPYEVLLSLFARAADHSAGRQFPHHYASRSLGVHTISSVIAAQLPHAAGAAYAIQYRGEAGRAVLTTFGDGATSEGEWHESLNFAAVHRLPIVFLCENNEWAISTPLAKQMGQPDVYRRAEGYGMPGAAVDGMDPIACYAAVGKAMARARTGGGPTLVEAKCYRFLAHTTDDDDRTYRSRDEVEERRKRDPVPCFERLLVERGILSAEGAEALKRSVLEEANDATDRAEAMAYPAAADLYERVYAQSWHPWIT; translated from the coding sequence GTGAGTCAAGCCAAACCTGCCCCGGCGGAACTGGAACGCTGCGGGCTGGGCAACGAGCAGCTCGTTGCGATCTTCCGCACGATGGTGACGCAGCGCACCCTGGAGAACCGGGGCTTCCAACTCAACCGCCAGGGAAAGATCCCGTTTGCGTCGGCCAGCGAAGGGCACGAAGCGGTCCAAGCCGGTGCCGCCATGGCCTTTGAGCGGGGCAAAGATATCTTGGTGCCCTATTATCGCGACCTCGGCCTCGCGCTCGGCGTCGGGGTGACGCCCTACGAGGTCCTTCTCTCGCTCTTCGCTCGCGCCGCCGATCACTCGGCCGGGCGCCAGTTCCCGCACCACTACGCGAGCCGCAGCCTCGGCGTGCATACGATCAGCTCGGTCATCGCGGCGCAGCTGCCGCACGCCGCCGGCGCTGCCTACGCTATCCAGTATCGGGGCGAGGCAGGGCGAGCGGTGCTCACGACGTTCGGCGACGGCGCCACCAGCGAGGGCGAGTGGCACGAGTCGCTCAACTTCGCCGCCGTCCACCGTCTGCCGATCGTCTTTCTCTGCGAAAATAACGAATGGGCGATCTCGACCCCGCTGGCCAAACAGATGGGGCAGCCCGATGTCTATCGCCGGGCCGAAGGCTACGGTATGCCCGGAGCGGCGGTGGATGGAATGGACCCGATCGCCTGCTACGCCGCCGTCGGTAAAGCGATGGCCCGGGCTCGGACCGGCGGCGGCCCAACATTGGTCGAAGCCAAGTGCTACCGCTTCCTCGCCCACACGACCGACGACGACGACCGCACCTACCGGTCTCGCGACGAGGTCGAGGAACGCCGGAAACGCGACCCCGTTCCCTGCTTCGAACGCTTGCTGGTCGAGCGGGGGATTCTGAGCGCGGAAGGGGCGGAAGCGTTGAAGCGTTCCGTCCTCGAAGAAGCTAACGACGCCACGGACCGTGCTGAAGCGATGGCCTATCCGGCCGCAGCCGATCTCTACGAACGGGTCTACGCGCAGAGTTGGCATCCGTGGATTACTTGA
- a CDS encoding alpha-ketoacid dehydrogenase subunit beta: MAVVSSTSSTVMNNVEAVRATLYEAMRNDDRTIILGEDVGARGNVFLITKDFIGEFGEARVIDTPIAEASIVGIAVGMAMEGLRPIAEIQFADFIYPSFNQIVGEAAKIRYRSNGEYTCPLVIRTPYGGGVRGALSHSVSIEALFYHVPGLKIVAPSFPDDVKGLLNSAIDDPDPVLFLEHKKTYRLIKGEVPDGHYTIPLGKARVRKAGAQLTVVSYGLYVHWAIEAAERLEKEGLSVEVIDLRSIRPMDKTAILDSVRKTRKLLIVHEDNKFGGVGAEIGAMVAEEALFDLDAPIRRLAAPDVPAMGYALPLEEEYMSSPAKMAETMREMVKF; this comes from the coding sequence GTGGCAGTCGTAAGCAGCACGAGCTCGACGGTGATGAATAACGTCGAGGCGGTCCGCGCGACCCTCTACGAAGCGATGCGCAACGACGACCGCACGATCATTTTGGGCGAGGACGTCGGCGCCCGTGGAAACGTTTTTCTGATCACCAAGGATTTCATCGGCGAGTTCGGCGAGGCGCGCGTTATCGACACCCCGATTGCCGAAGCCTCGATCGTCGGCATCGCCGTCGGCATGGCGATGGAAGGCCTGCGGCCGATTGCCGAGATCCAGTTCGCCGATTTCATCTATCCCTCGTTCAACCAGATCGTCGGCGAGGCGGCCAAGATCCGCTACCGCTCCAACGGCGAGTACACGTGCCCGCTTGTAATCCGCACGCCCTACGGCGGCGGCGTTCGCGGCGCGCTTTCCCACTCGGTCTCGATCGAAGCGCTGTTCTATCACGTTCCGGGCTTGAAAATCGTCGCCCCGTCCTTTCCCGACGACGTAAAAGGGCTGCTGAACTCGGCGATCGATGACCCCGACCCGGTCCTCTTCTTGGAGCACAAGAAGACGTATCGGCTGATCAAAGGGGAGGTGCCCGACGGTCACTACACGATTCCGCTGGGCAAGGCGAGAGTTCGTAAAGCGGGCGCGCAGTTGACGGTCGTTTCGTACGGCCTTTACGTGCACTGGGCGATCGAGGCGGCCGAGCGGCTCGAAAAGGAAGGCCTCTCGGTCGAAGTGATCGACCTGCGCTCGATTCGTCCGATGGACAAGACGGCGATTCTCGATAGCGTGCGCAAGACGCGCAAGCTGCTGATCGTTCACGAAGACAACAAGTTCGGTGGCGTCGGCGCGGAGATCGGCGCGATGGTCGCCGAGGAGGCACTCTTCGATCTCGACGCGCCGATCCGTCGCCTCGCGGCGCCGGACGTTCCCGCGATGGGCTATGCGCTGCCGCTCGAAGAAGAGTATATGTCGTCGCCTGCCAAGATGGCCGAGACGATGCGCGAAATGGTGAAGTTCTGA